In the genome of Hyphomicrobium sp. CS1GBMeth3, the window CGATCTCGGGGAGCACGCTCGCTGGGATGCCGATGTCGGCCACATGAACCGTGCCGCAGAGGGCGCGTCCCGGAAACAAGAGATGGCCCGGCTTTCGGCGGAAGAACGTCACCGTCTCGTTCGCCTGGAGCACCGGCCCCAGCGCCGCGCCGGTCGCGCCATCGAGCCCGCTCGGGACGTCGATGGCCAGGACCGGCGTCTTCAAGTCATTGACGGCGGCGATTATCTCGGCCGCGATGCCGTCGATCGGCCGCGACAGGCCGGCGCCGAACAAGCCATCGATGATCAGGTGCAGGCTTTCGAGCTGAAAGGGATCGAGCTTGCGCACCGGTCCGTCGAAGCGGCGCGCCATCTCGGCAGCGTCCCCCTTGAGGTCGGCCTTCTCGCCGAGAAGGAAGAGGCGCACGTCATAGCTTGCGCGCTTGAGCAGGCGTGCGGCAACGAACCCGTCACCGCCATTGTTGCCGGGCCCGCACAGGACGGCGATGCGCGATCCGGGCTTCAGACGGTTGCGGACGATCTCCGCGATGGCCTGCCCCGCCGCTTCCATGAGATCGAGGCTTTTGGCGCCATGGGTGACAGCCAAGCGGTCGGCCTTTCCCATCTCGGCGGGCGTCAAAAGCTCATGGCCGCCCTCCAACCAGACCGTCTCGTTCGCCAACGTACAACTCCCGCTCAATGCGCCCGGCGTTCCGCAACCGGATCTCGGCTTCGCCGCCTCGCTCCGAGCGTCGCTCAAACATCTTTCAGAGGCTATACTGGGGGCATGGCGCCTTGGCCATCGTGTGCGGTGGGCTCTGCGTTGATGTGCATAAATTATATACAAAGAGATGATTTTTTAGGCGCCTCGCATACCAGAAAATGCCTATCAATAGGGCAACAGCACTCTAACCCCCTGATTGATAAGGCTATACATTAAGACAAACGAGTTGGCATATCCCGTGCTACCCGATGGGCCGTCCGGCACATCGACTGTGTTTAGGACTGCAGGAGGCTGGAGGTCAGGGGCCGCATGAAAAAAATCGAAGCCATTATCAAGCCCTTCAAGCTCGACGAGGTGAAAGAGGCTCTCCAGGAAATCGGCCTGCAGGGCATCACCGTGATCGAGGCGAAAGGCTTTGGCCGTCAAAAGGGCCATACCGAGCTCTATCGGGGGGCCGAGTACGTGGTCGACTTCCTGCCGAAGGTGAAAATCGAGGTGGTGCTCGGCGACGACATGCTCGACAAAGCCGTCGAGGCCATCCAGAAGGCTGCGAAGACCGGACGCATCGGTGACGGAAAGATCTTCATCTCGACCATCGAGGAAGCCATCCGCATCCGCACGGGCGAAACCGGCGCTGAAGCCATCTAACCTACGCCGCCGAGGCAGTGACGTAGTTCCATAATAGGGGAGTGTTTTATGACAACGGTCAGTGATGTCCTGAAGTTGATCAAGGACAAGGACGTAAAGTTCGTCGATCTGCGCTTCACGGACACCAAAGGCAAGGTGCAGCACGTCACCGCAGACGTCTCGTGCGTTGATGAGGATACTTTCGAAGGCTACGCATTCGACGGCTCGTCGATCGCCGGCTGGAAGGGCATCGAGAGCTCGGACATGTTCCTGAAGCCGGATCCGGCCTCGGCACACATCGATCCGTTCTTTGCGCAGACCACGCTCGCGATCTTCTGCGATGTCATCGAGCCGCTGACCGGCCAGCCCTACGAGCGCGACCCGCGCTCGATCGCCAAGAAAGCCGAGGCGTACATGGCTTCTCTCGGCATCGGCGACCGCGTGTTCTTCGGTCCGGAAGCCGAGTTCTTCCTGTTCGACGACGTCAAATTCTCGGCCGAGCCCTATAACACCGGCTTCAAGGTCGACAGCTCGGAGCTGCCCACCAACTCCGCCACCGAGTACGAACTCGGCAACCTCGGCCACCGTCCGCGCACGAAGGGCGGCTACTTCCCCGTGCCACCGGTCGATTCCGCTCAGGATATCCGCTCGGAAATGCTCTCGGTGCTCGCCGAGATGGGCGTAAGCGTCGAAAAGCATCACCACGAGGTCGCCGCGGCCCAGCATGAGCTTGGGCTCAAGTTCGCGCCCATCATCACGGTCGCCGACCATCTGCAGATCTACAAGTACGTCGTGCATCAGGTCGCGCAGGCCTACGGCAAGACCGCAACCTTCATGCCGAAGCCCGTCTTCGGCGACAACGGCTCGGGCATGCACGTGCATCAGTCGATCTGGAAGGGCGGCGAGCCGGTGTTCGCCGGCAACAAATACTCCGACCTCTCGGATACCTGCCTCTACTACATCGGCGGCATCCTGAAGCACGCGAAGGCCATCAACGCCTTCACCAACCCGACCACCAACTCCTACAAGCGTCTGGTGCCGGGCTACGAGGCACCGGTGCTGCTCGCCTACTCGGCGCGCAACCGCTCGGCCTCCTGCCGCATTCCGATCGTGACGAGCCCGAAGGCGAAGCGCATCGAGATCCGCTTCCCGGATCCGGCCGCCAATCCGTATCTCGCCTTCACCGCTATGCTGATGGCAGGTCTCGACGGCATCCAGAACAAGATCCATCCGGGCGACCCGATGGACAAGAACCTCTACGATCTGCCGCCCGCAGAGCTGGCGCAGATCCCGACCGTGTCGGGCAGCCTGCGCGAAGCGCTAACCTCGCTCGACAGCGATCGCGGGTTCCTCAAGGCCGGCGGTGTCATGACCGACGATATGATCGACTCGTACATCGAGCTGCGCATGGCGGAGAACCTTCGCTACGAGATTACGCCGCATCCGGTCGAGTACGACATGTATTACTCGGTCTGATCAATCTCAGATGCACACAACGAAAGCCCGGCAGCGATGCCGGGCTTTTTTCATGCGCCGCTGCAAGCGCTTTGACTGCAACGCTACGGGGGTGTGCTCGTGTTGCGCATACTTCGTGAATTGACACGTCGCCTGCGCAGGCGCAGACTTCATACATATTCTGAAAGGAGGTCTAAGAAAATGGGACCACCGGATCAGCCGAGGCTGCTTGCACCTGATTGCGCACAATAGGCGAATAGGGTTTCGGCAAGCGGCACTCAGACAACCTGAACACTCGACGTGAAATCTCAGAGCCTTGAGCGCTATTGGCGCCGTGGGCGCGTAAGTGTGCACCCGATCCTTGGACCTTAACCCGCTTCGTGCGCAAAGCGTCCGAAGTGAATAGTTGAGACGTCCCCTGTGCGCGGTGGAGCCAGAGATCGGCCGCCGTCGGATCGGAGAGCGGGAGCGCCAGCTCTCCCGACATGGCACTGACGCGAAGCCCATGCGCAGCCGAGATGCAGGGTATCCGGAGATTTCACGAGACAGGAGCAACGGCTAGGACAAGAGACGGCAGATCTGAAGTCCCGATCGACTTGGTTGGACGCCGCTTGGCGATCCCGCGACCCGAAGCGATGGACTTGCCTCTGCCTTGAGTAACGATGGTCCTCGACCGTAGTCTCGCGAGCCCGCATCGGCAGCCTCCGCCGGCGGGCTCGTTTTCTATTTCGTCGCGGCGGCGCCACGATTGCGTGCCAGCCAGACTGGCATGACCTATCGCTTCCTGCCCGTCGCCCGTAGAACCGTCGTCGTCCTTCTCTCGGCGTTCGCGCTGGCATCAGCTGCAGCGCCGCTGGCGCATGCGCGTGCGCCTTACGGCTGGCTTGCCGCCGGCGCCGCGCCGACCGCAACGCTCGCCGATCGCATTCCGCCGCCGGCGGGCTTCGTGCGCAAGCCGGAGCCGGCCGGCTCGTTCGCCGCCTGGTTGCGTGGACTTCCCATGCGCCCGGCGGGGACGCCGGTGCTCACACATACCGGCAACCAGAAGTTCCGCCAAGATGTGCATGTGGCCGTGATCGATATCGACATCGGCAAGCGCGACCTGCAGCAGTGTGCTGATGCCATCATGCGGCTGCGTGCCGAATGGTTGTTCAGCGCGCGCCGCGATCGGGAGATCGCCTTCAACAACACGAACGGCAAGCGCATGCGGTTCGCAAGCGCCAAACGCAAAGATCATGCGGGCCTGCGGAAGTATATGGATCTGGTGTTTGCGTATGCCGGCACCTATTCGCTCGAGCGCGAGCTGAAGCCGGTGGCGCCCGAGGCGCTGGCCATCGGCGACGTGTTCATCAAGGGCGGCTTTCCGGGGCACGCGGTGCTCGTCGCAGACGTAGTCGAGCACGAGACGACGGGCGAGAAGCGCTTCCTGCTGCTGCAGAGCTATATGCCCGCCCAGGACATGCACATCCTCAAGAACCCGGCGGCCCAAAACGGCGCGCCCTGGTACGCGATCCCGAGCGGCGATCAGCTCGTGACGCCCGAATGGACGTTCAAAAGCACGGCGCTGCGCCGCTGGCCCTGACCGCGCCAGCAAAGTTGCAGATGCGGCTTTTGGAACGGCGTTCGATTCGGCCGCACACAAGCGGCAACTTTTGCTCATGTGGGTAACGGGGGAAGCTTTGCTTCTGGCTCCCAGCGACTCGTCGGTCCGGATTAGTGTGCGGCCCATGACCAGCACCGCACTCCTCCAATCCGATACCCTCCGCGAAGCCGCCTCCGCTGCCGAACCCGGGCAGTTCCGCGAGGCGCCGCACAACATCGAAGCCGAGCAGGCGCTGCTTGGCGCGATCCTGATCAACAACGAGGCCCTGGATCGCGTCTCGGCGTTCCTCGAGCCGCTGCATTTCTTCGATCCCTTGCACGGGCAGATCTACGAGATCGCCGGCAAGATGATCCAGGCGGGCAAGCAGGCGACACCGATCACGCTCAAGACCTTCTTCGACGCGGCCGAGCCGATCGATGCGCACCTTACCGTACCGCAGTATCTCGGGCGCCTCGCCACCAGCGCCACGACGATCATCAATGCCGAGGACTACGGGCGCACGATCTACGATCTTGCCGTGCGTCGCCAGCTCATCACGCTCGGCGAGGATATCGTCAACTCGGCCTACGATGCGCCGATCGATTTTCCGCCCGAGAGCCAGATCCAGGAAGCCGAGAGCCGTCTCTATGGCCTCGCCGAGCGCGGCAAGTACGGCCAGGGCTTCATGAGCTTCGGCAACGCACTGACGCACGCGATCGACATGGCGAACGCGGCCTACCAGCGCGACGGTCATTTGTCGGGTCTGTCGACGGGGCTCAACGATCTCGACAACAAGATGGGCGGCCTGCAGTCATCCGATCTGATCATCCTCGCCGGCCGTCCCTCGATGGGTAAGACGGCCCTCGCGACCAACATCGCCTACAACATCGCAAAGGCCTATCGGGCCGAGCGCCAGCCAGACGGCACGGACAAAACCGTGAACGGCGGTATCGTCGGCTTCTTCTCGCTCGAAATGAGCGCCGAGCAGCTCGCGACGCGTATTCTTTCGGAGCAGGCCGAGCTTGCGTCCGAGCGCATCCGCCGCGGCATGATCAACGAGGACGAGTTCCGCAAGCTCTCGGCGGTTGCACAGGAGATGAGCCGCTCTCCACTCTATATCGACCAGACGGGCGGCATCTCCATCGCGCAG includes:
- a CDS encoding P-II family nitrogen regulator — protein: MKKIEAIIKPFKLDEVKEALQEIGLQGITVIEAKGFGRQKGHTELYRGAEYVVDFLPKVKIEVVLGDDMLDKAVEAIQKAAKTGRIGDGKIFISTIEEAIRIRTGETGAEAI
- the glnA gene encoding type I glutamate--ammonia ligase; translated protein: MTTVSDVLKLIKDKDVKFVDLRFTDTKGKVQHVTADVSCVDEDTFEGYAFDGSSIAGWKGIESSDMFLKPDPASAHIDPFFAQTTLAIFCDVIEPLTGQPYERDPRSIAKKAEAYMASLGIGDRVFFGPEAEFFLFDDVKFSAEPYNTGFKVDSSELPTNSATEYELGNLGHRPRTKGGYFPVPPVDSAQDIRSEMLSVLAEMGVSVEKHHHEVAAAQHELGLKFAPIITVADHLQIYKYVVHQVAQAYGKTATFMPKPVFGDNGSGMHVHQSIWKGGEPVFAGNKYSDLSDTCLYYIGGILKHAKAINAFTNPTTNSYKRLVPGYEAPVLLAYSARNRSASCRIPIVTSPKAKRIEIRFPDPAANPYLAFTAMLMAGLDGIQNKIHPGDPMDKNLYDLPPAELAQIPTVSGSLREALTSLDSDRGFLKAGGVMTDDMIDSYIELRMAENLRYEITPHPVEYDMYYSV
- a CDS encoding DUF4846 domain-containing protein, translating into MTYRFLPVARRTVVVLLSAFALASAAAPLAHARAPYGWLAAGAAPTATLADRIPPPAGFVRKPEPAGSFAAWLRGLPMRPAGTPVLTHTGNQKFRQDVHVAVIDIDIGKRDLQQCADAIMRLRAEWLFSARRDREIAFNNTNGKRMRFASAKRKDHAGLRKYMDLVFAYAGTYSLERELKPVAPEALAIGDVFIKGGFPGHAVLVADVVEHETTGEKRFLLLQSYMPAQDMHILKNPAAQNGAPWYAIPSGDQLVTPEWTFKSTALRRWP
- a CDS encoding replicative DNA helicase; this encodes MTSTALLQSDTLREAASAAEPGQFREAPHNIEAEQALLGAILINNEALDRVSAFLEPLHFFDPLHGQIYEIAGKMIQAGKQATPITLKTFFDAAEPIDAHLTVPQYLGRLATSATTIINAEDYGRTIYDLAVRRQLITLGEDIVNSAYDAPIDFPPESQIQEAESRLYGLAERGKYGQGFMSFGNALTHAIDMANAAYQRDGHLSGLSTGLNDLDNKMGGLQSSDLIILAGRPSMGKTALATNIAYNIAKAYRAERQPDGTDKTVNGGIVGFFSLEMSAEQLATRILSEQAELASERIRRGMINEDEFRKLSAVAQEMSRSPLYIDQTGGISIAQLAARARKLKRQKGLDLLVVDYLQLLSGSSKRGDNRVQEITEITTGLKALAKELAVPILALSQLSRQVEQREDKRPQLSDLRESGSIEQDADVVMFVFREEYYVERQKPREGTPEFNDWQTQMMAVSGKAEVIIGKQRHGPVGTVQLAFENQFTRFGNLAREYQMPERYE